The DNA window AAGATATTTATCCTCCTACTTTCCCTgattttaaagtggaaaaaatccATCTCCTGCCTAGGTTCACTGGTAACATACATGTGCCTCAAGGGTCACTGTAACTGGTTTTTGCCTGATGTGGCCATTGATCTCGATTCTCAGCCATTCATCTTTTTAAACTCAGCTGAAGTCCCACCACTGTTAGGTCTCCCGCTGTGCTTGCAGCAAGTTCTAGTAGTGCCTGGACCTTAACTGCCTTTGTTGTGAGAGGCAGTGTACCATGTTGTGGTAAAGGGCATGAGCTCTGAAGCCCAGGTAACCATAGctttcccagctctgctacttgcCCTGATGTCTCAGAGCTGAGCTGCATTTTCTCCTTCATAAAAGTTGGAGGCTTCTCACTCATACCCACCCCAGGGTGGCTAGGAAGATGTGGTTGTGGGTTTTCCATAAGGTAGAGGTCTTGAAATGGTTCTTGGGATATAGTAAAGCTGATAAGTCTATATTTACTTaccttctttaatgtttatttatttattttgggagagagtgaatgcatgagagagtgggggataaggggagagagaatctcaagcaggcttcacgcccattgtggagcccaatgcagagctctatcttgcaaaccatgagatcatgacctgagccaaaaatcgagaattggacacttaacctactgagccacccaggcgcccatatgtttacttgttttaaagttcttttctaGCTTAGAAATTGTTTCCAGGTGAGCTcatctcattttaatattttatttttgtgctaGCCAACTTCGCCCTTAACTTTCTCACCTAGAATGTGAGGCCCCTAACAGACAAATGATTCTCTCAATGAAAATTGTAAGTTTGGCTCTAAATGCTTGAGGAACTAGGAATAAGTCTGACAACTAAAAGCAGCTGTCTTGTGAATAGAGAGTTTGAAGTGCCTGACATGTGGTACTTGGGAGGCGGCCAGCATGCAGATAAGGTGCAAATTTGCTCTGTTCTGCATCTACTGTCATGTGATTGTTTGTGACCCAGCAGTATCCCTACAGATGTATGATTACTGCttctcccattttccccacttGGGTTGATGGGACACAAAAAAAGGTTTACTCTTCATCAGTTCAGCTTATAGTTTACACTTGAGCTTTATGGAATCTGAAGACCTTTTTCCCATTACCACCAGGATTCAGCGTGTTTGTCCATATGTCTCTAATGGCACATTGACTCTTTCTTTCTAGAGACCAATTTAAGGCATACCTGTAAACGGATAATGGACATGGTGAGCAATCAGCACCCCTGGTTTGGAATGGAGCAGGAATATACTCTGATGGGCACAGATGGGCACCCTTTTGGTTGGCCTTCCAATGGCTTCCCTGGGCCCCAAGGTAAGTCCCCTTGGTGAGAGATGAACCTCCTGTTCCCTAGTTGCTTAATTGCCAGGGAAATTCCCTCTCCCCAGAACTGGGAGTGACTCTTACGGATCAGAAAAGCTGTGGGAGTATCCATCCCTGAGGCTGGCTGAAATAATACTGTAAAGAGACCTCCTATTACCCAAATCCAGACATGGATATTTCAACATTAACATGGAGGGAAACCCTTTGGCTCCACTGAGGTTATGGCCAAGAGGAGCCCCCTGCATGCCACAACCCACCCCCAGGTGAAGGCAGGCATAGTGATGCAGAGAGCAAGTGTTGAGAGCTTTCTGATTTCTGACTTGTGGAAAGCgatttcttggttttcttgtcTCTTGACATTTCATCTTAATGCCTCTCCAGGTCCATACTACTGTGGTGTGGGAGCAGACAAAGCCTATGGCAGGGACATCGTGGAGGCTCACTACCGGGCCTGCTTATACGCTGGCATCAAGATTGCTGGGACAAATGCTGAGGTCATGCCTGCCCAGGTAAGTGCTCATTCGTCTATAGGACCTGTGGACAAGTGGGGAGTTTGCTGGTGCCCCTTGTTAACCAGAATCTTACGTGGGTTAGAATAGAGGTGAGAAAAGAGGCTTTGGAGCTTCTGAATTGGGGGAAGCAGTTGGCTTTCTTTTAAAAGCCAGCCTTGTTCTTTCTAGTGGGAATTCCAGATAGGACCCTGTGAAGGAATCGACATGGGAGATCATCTCTGGGTGGCCCGTTTCATCTTGCATCGTGTATGTGAAGACTTTGGAGTGATAGCAACCTTCGATCCTAAGCCCATTCCTGGGAATTGGAATGGTGCCGGCTGCCACACCAACTTCAGCACCAAGGCCATGCGAGAGGAGAATGGTCTGAAGTGAGTGCCTTCTGAGAGAGCCATCTTGTTTTCTTTGCCACAGGGTTTGAGGTATTGGGTCCAAGTAAGCCAGACTTGTTGGTTTATGTCTTAGCTTTTAGCACTTGGCTTCAAAAATTGTCTTCCAGTCCTATTGTTTTGTTCGTATTTGAAGAGTACCCCAAAATATCCTAGGAATAGAATTCAAAGATTGTGATTGGGAAAAGAGGACTTAAATTAGTGTGTTTGAAAATCTtcaatataaaatagaaacaatacaAGCACGTGAATGAATATAGTGCTTAGGGGTGGGGTAAAGTCTTTGATTAGGGTCTTTTCGGTTCACTAAGTACCATCAACTGAGTGTCCACCACCATTCTGAGGCACTGGGTGGGACACACAGGTAACACGTCAAGAGTTGCTAGCCTCATGGAACATTTGATTTGTGGAGATCACAGATTTTGGTGAATTGGAAACAGTCTTTGATAGAGGAGTCCCTCTGTTCTTAGATCCATGCTTCTTCCCTTGCCCTTGAAGGGCAGATTTCCTGGTGCCAGGTTGGACTCCCATCTTGTCTGTTTCCTTCAGGTACATTGAGGAGTCCATCGAGAAACTGAGCAAGCGGCACCAGTACCACATCCGAGCCTACGATCCCAAAGGGGGCCTGGATAATGCCCGGCGCCTAACCGGATTCCACGAAACCTCCAACATCAACGACTTTTCTGCTGGTGTGGCCAACCGAGGTGCTAGCATCCGCATTCCCCGGACTGTCGGCCAGGAGAAGAAGGGTTACTTTGAAGACCGTCGCCCCTCTGCCAACTGTGACCCCTTTTCGGTGACAGAAGCCCTCATCCGCACGTGTCTTCTCAACGAAACTGGCGATGAACCCTTCCAGTACAAAAACTAAGTGGACTAGACTTGCAGCCATCAAACCCCTCCTAGTTCTCCATCCTGCCTCCGTGTTTGCCCCTGTCTTGACTGTCCTAATAGCTATAACTCGAAGGGCAGAATATCAAGGTCTTTTTTTATTCCTCATGCCCAGTTAACATCTCTTGCTTTCTTTGACCAGGATAAGAGGGGTCAAGTTCTTAATCTTtttacatcccccccccccctttttttccctgtcACTGAAACTGTCTAGTACAttagtggggagggggtggggagacataACCACTGTTTCCATTTAATCAGGTGTGTTTGTCCAATAGGCGTAGCTATCCGGACAGAGCATAGTATTTgtgaagggagggggagggctttTTCTTCGAGGTAGCtgagtgctggggtggggggagggttacTTACTCTGGGGTTAGGTTAGGATTTCCTCTCTTGGTGGGAAGTTCCACTTTGTTACAAAGTTATAACCAGCTTTCTATTAAAAGTGAGATTTAGGAGAGAACCAGGCAGGAAAATGCCCCTCTCCTCCTGGTACAGCACTTCCCTTACCTGGGGCTATATGCCCTCACCTGAAGACAAGCTCAGCAGAAGGATGGATTGACCTACCTTAGAAGAAAAAGTTCTTACTGCTTGGTGTCCTCCGTTTATAACACAAAGCagaatagtatttttatatttaaatgtaaaaac is part of the Felis catus isolate Fca126 chromosome F1, F.catus_Fca126_mat1.0, whole genome shotgun sequence genome and encodes:
- the GLUL gene encoding glutamine synthetase isoform X2, yielding MDQRELVNQERRERHSKRRRAKEGNPNDPIDLLWLGTASTMATSASSHLNKGIKQVYMSLPQGEKVQAMYIWIDGTGEGLRCKTRTLDSEPKCIEELPEWNFDGSSTFQSEGSNSDMYLVPAAMFRDPFRKDPNKLVFCEVFKYNRKPAETNLRHTCKRIMDMVSNQHPWFGMEQEYTLMGTDGHPFGWPSNGFPGPQGPYYCGVGADKAYGRDIVEAHYRACLYAGIKIAGTNAEVMPAQWEFQIGPCEGIDMGDHLWVARFILHRVCEDFGVIATFDPKPIPGNWNGAGCHTNFSTKAMREENGLKYIEESIEKLSKRHQYHIRAYDPKGGLDNARRLTGFHETSNINDFSAGVANRGASIRIPRTVGQEKKGYFEDRRPSANCDPFSVTEALIRTCLLNETGDEPFQYKN
- the GLUL gene encoding glutamine synthetase isoform X1 translates to MATSASSHLNKGIKQVYMSLPQGEKVQAMYIWIDGTGEGLRCKTRTLDSEPKCIEELPEWNFDGSSTFQSEGSNSDMYLVPAAMFRDPFRKDPNKLVFCEVFKYNRKPAETNLRHTCKRIMDMVSNQHPWFGMEQEYTLMGTDGHPFGWPSNGFPGPQGPYYCGVGADKAYGRDIVEAHYRACLYAGIKIAGTNAEVMPAQWEFQIGPCEGIDMGDHLWVARFILHRVCEDFGVIATFDPKPIPGNWNGAGCHTNFSTKAMREENGLKYIEESIEKLSKRHQYHIRAYDPKGGLDNARRLTGFHETSNINDFSAGVANRGASIRIPRTVGQEKKGYFEDRRPSANCDPFSVTEALIRTCLLNETGDEPFQYKN